From one Magnetofaba australis IT-1 genomic stretch:
- a CDS encoding glycosyltransferase family 2 protein, whose translation MSQQHSDAAQPQLLSAVFSMRNEEGVLDELIARMRAALDPVENLDYELIFVNDDSTDRSLEILTAYAAEDKRIKVINTSRRFGVIQGNLAGFRHAKGDAIVYLDADLQDPPELIPTLIEKWREGAEVVHTTRTHRHGENPVKMAITRGAYRVINFFSEIEIPMDTGNFKLISRRAMDELLKIKEQEPFLRGLVCWVGFKQEFVYYERQARYAGVTHFALLRSFNPTRSFVSGVIAFSTIPLYFALLLGMLVSSGSFAYLLYIIVTRLTGMHQPGWSAIMVTMLFLGGVILFTIGVLGVYIAQIYANVQGRPQYIIDNKINLDEDES comes from the coding sequence ATGAGCCAACAGCACTCTGACGCCGCCCAACCGCAACTGCTCTCCGCCGTCTTCTCCATGCGCAATGAGGAGGGCGTGCTTGATGAGTTGATCGCGCGCATGCGCGCCGCCCTGGACCCGGTCGAGAACCTCGATTACGAGTTGATCTTCGTCAACGATGACTCAACGGATCGCAGTCTGGAGATCCTCACCGCCTATGCCGCTGAGGATAAACGCATCAAGGTGATCAACACCTCGCGTCGCTTTGGCGTGATTCAAGGCAACCTGGCCGGTTTCCGCCACGCCAAGGGCGACGCCATTGTCTATCTGGACGCCGACCTGCAGGATCCGCCGGAGTTGATCCCCACCTTGATCGAAAAGTGGCGCGAAGGGGCGGAAGTGGTGCACACCACCCGTACTCACCGTCATGGCGAAAACCCCGTCAAGATGGCGATCACGCGCGGCGCCTATCGGGTGATCAATTTCTTCTCCGAAATTGAGATCCCCATGGATACCGGCAACTTCAAGCTGATCTCGCGCCGGGCCATGGATGAACTGCTCAAAATCAAGGAGCAGGAGCCGTTCTTGCGCGGTCTCGTGTGCTGGGTGGGCTTCAAGCAGGAGTTCGTCTACTACGAGCGCCAGGCTCGCTACGCAGGCGTTACCCACTTTGCTCTGTTGCGCAGCTTCAACCCCACGCGCAGCTTTGTCTCCGGGGTGATCGCCTTCTCCACCATCCCGCTCTACTTTGCGCTGCTGCTGGGGATGCTGGTCTCCAGCGGCTCGTTCGCCTATCTGCTCTACATCATCGTCACACGCCTGACGGGGATGCACCAGCCCGGATGGTCGGCCATCATGGTGACCATGCTGTTCCTGGGCGGGGTGATTCTCTTCACCATCGGCGTGCTGGGGGTCTACATCGCGCAGATCTACGCCAACGTGCAGGGGCGCCCGCAATATATCATCGATAATAAGATCAATCTCGACGAAGACGAGAGCTGA
- a CDS encoding transketolase family protein gives MATMSGKKTMRDALIARVHEAMATDERIFFLSADMGAPVLDHIRADFKDRFINVGIAEQNLVNVAAGLAHEGWTVYALAIAPFYLRAYEQIRINLSLAQHLRPMNVTMLGVGVGVSYDVSGPTHHCLEDISAMRVLPRLTVCSPADWVTSHAFYETTRDVASPKYLRCDSKPNEAIYTDTDMLDFTKGFHELIQGERVCLVTTGYMTQKALRTLDGLKDPSIGLVDLYMLTEGLNEAALFETLSRYDRIITLEEAFTNRGGIDSLVSNLLHNNHSTIPMERFGFDNQYHFKFGTRDYLHDLAGFGDKPLVDALSRNMADVAAARAM, from the coding sequence ATGGCGACCATGAGCGGGAAAAAAACCATGCGTGATGCGCTCATCGCGCGCGTGCATGAAGCGATGGCCACCGACGAGCGCATCTTCTTCCTGTCGGCGGACATGGGCGCGCCGGTGCTGGACCACATCCGCGCCGACTTCAAGGATCGCTTCATCAATGTCGGCATCGCCGAGCAGAATCTGGTCAACGTCGCCGCCGGTCTGGCTCATGAAGGTTGGACTGTTTATGCGCTGGCTATCGCGCCGTTCTACCTGCGCGCCTATGAGCAGATCCGCATCAATCTCTCCCTGGCGCAGCATCTGCGGCCCATGAACGTCACCATGCTGGGGGTGGGCGTGGGCGTCAGCTATGACGTCTCCGGCCCGACGCACCACTGCCTGGAAGACATCAGCGCCATGCGCGTGCTGCCGCGTCTGACGGTCTGTTCGCCAGCGGACTGGGTCACCTCCCACGCCTTCTATGAGACCACCCGCGATGTGGCCTCGCCCAAGTACCTGCGCTGCGATAGCAAGCCCAACGAAGCGATCTACACCGACACGGATATGCTCGACTTCACCAAGGGCTTCCACGAGTTGATTCAAGGCGAGCGCGTCTGCCTGGTGACCACCGGCTATATGACGCAAAAAGCGCTGCGCACCCTGGATGGGTTGAAAGACCCCTCCATCGGCCTGGTGGACCTCTACATGCTCACCGAAGGTCTCAACGAAGCGGCGCTGTTCGAGACGTTGAGCCGTTACGACCGCATCATCACCTTGGAAGAGGCGTTCACCAATCGCGGCGGCATCGACTCCCTGGTCTCCAACCTGCTGCACAATAACCACTCCACCATTCCCATGGAGCGGTTCGGGTTCGACAACCAGTACCATTTCAAATTCGGCACCCGCGACTATCTGCATGATCTGGCTGGCTTTGGCGACAAACCGCTGGTGGATGCGCTGTCACGCAACATGGCCGATGTGGCCGCCGCCCGCGCCATGTAA
- a CDS encoding transketolase yields the protein MDATLKALSAKAHWVRKEMFRLHQREPETRIASSLSPIEMLTALYYGDLLKFDPKDPHWPGRDRLILSKGHGVISIYPILADVGFFPVSELEKIGGTDTFLSAIPDAIIPGFETTNGSLGHGVGVGCGMALALRAQKSESQVIVINGDGEMNEGSVWEGIMFAGHHGLDNLMLIIDDNKYSMLGAQKRVMGLDPMAKKLEAFGWNVVEMDGHDMAATHQSLKQIWNVRDGRPRAVISHTVKGVGVPELLDNDLCHVSTLKSERVAEILADLEAQEPKGDA from the coding sequence ATGGACGCCACCCTCAAAGCCCTATCCGCCAAAGCGCACTGGGTGCGCAAGGAGATGTTCCGCTTGCACCAACGCGAGCCGGAAACCCGCATCGCCTCGTCGCTCTCGCCCATTGAGATGCTCACTGCGCTCTACTATGGCGACCTGCTGAAGTTTGACCCCAAAGACCCCCACTGGCCCGGACGTGATCGCCTGATCCTGAGCAAGGGCCATGGCGTCATCTCCATCTATCCCATTTTGGCCGACGTGGGCTTCTTCCCCGTCTCCGAATTGGAGAAGATCGGCGGCACCGACACCTTCCTGTCGGCCATCCCCGACGCCATCATCCCGGGCTTCGAGACCACCAACGGCTCTCTGGGCCACGGCGTCGGCGTGGGCTGCGGCATGGCCCTGGCCCTGCGCGCGCAGAAGAGCGAGTCGCAAGTGATCGTCATCAATGGCGATGGCGAAATGAACGAAGGCTCGGTGTGGGAAGGGATCATGTTCGCCGGCCACCACGGCCTGGATAACTTGATGCTCATCATCGATGACAACAAGTACTCCATGCTGGGCGCGCAAAAGCGGGTCATGGGGCTCGACCCCATGGCCAAGAAGCTGGAAGCGTTTGGCTGGAACGTGGTGGAGATGGATGGCCATGATATGGCCGCCACCCACCAGAGCCTCAAGCAGATCTGGAATGTCCGTGATGGACGTCCGCGCGCGGTGATTTCCCACACCGTGAAAGGCGTGGGCGTGCCCGAGCTGCTGGATAACGATCTGTGCCACGTCTCCACCCTCAAGTCCGAACGGGTGGCGGAGATTTTGGCGGACCTGGAAGCCCAGGAACCGAAGGGAGACGCGTAA
- a CDS encoding DegT/DnrJ/EryC1/StrS family aminotransferase, with amino-acid sequence MVDNILREDLDNLIEFLKQDMPRLTQAGEVRAFQQEWSEWLGVKYSVFVSSGAAANLLTMGAIRHLYGEGEVLVPALTWVSDISSVILQGLKPVFVDINPRTLAMDEDQVLAKINDNTRAVFLTHAQGFNGLSDRLVSELEKRGVPLIEDVCESHGATHKGKKLGSIGLASNFSFYFAHHMSTIEGGMVCTNDEAFYNAILALRSHGMTREIQNDEIRQKWIDENPELSPDFIFAYPAINTRNTEIGAVLGRSALPRLDANNALRTRNFTLLIKNLDPNIYFTDFVLEGSSNYAFNLILKEKDPALRDRLEKKMRDEGVEFRRGSAGGGNQVRQPYVRPYIRENEWLEYPEVEHIHYYGYYVGNYPSMSEEQVLELCKVLNSI; translated from the coding sequence ATGGTTGACAATATCCTGCGCGAAGACCTCGATAATCTGATCGAATTCCTCAAACAGGACATGCCGCGACTGACCCAGGCCGGCGAAGTGCGCGCGTTCCAACAGGAGTGGTCCGAGTGGCTGGGCGTCAAATACAGCGTCTTCGTCAGCTCCGGCGCCGCCGCCAACCTGCTGACCATGGGCGCCATCCGCCACCTGTATGGCGAAGGCGAAGTCCTGGTCCCCGCCCTGACCTGGGTGTCGGACATCTCCTCGGTGATTCTGCAGGGCCTGAAACCGGTGTTCGTGGACATCAATCCACGCACCCTGGCCATGGATGAAGATCAGGTGCTGGCCAAAATCAACGATAACACCCGCGCGGTGTTCCTCACCCACGCGCAGGGCTTCAATGGCCTCTCCGACCGTCTGGTGAGCGAACTGGAGAAGCGCGGCGTGCCCCTGATCGAGGACGTGTGCGAATCCCACGGCGCCACCCATAAGGGCAAGAAGCTGGGCTCCATCGGTCTGGCCTCCAACTTCTCGTTCTACTTTGCCCACCACATGAGCACCATCGAAGGCGGCATGGTCTGCACCAACGATGAGGCGTTCTACAACGCCATTCTGGCGCTGCGCTCCCACGGCATGACGCGGGAGATTCAGAACGATGAGATCCGTCAGAAGTGGATCGATGAGAACCCGGAGCTGTCGCCTGATTTCATCTTCGCCTACCCGGCCATCAACACCCGCAACACCGAAATCGGCGCCGTGCTGGGCCGCAGCGCCCTGCCCCGTCTGGACGCCAACAACGCCCTGCGCACGCGCAATTTCACCCTGTTGATCAAGAATCTGGATCCCAACATCTACTTCACCGACTTCGTCCTGGAAGGCAGCAGCAACTACGCCTTCAACCTGATCCTCAAAGAGAAGGATCCGGCCCTGCGCGATCGTCTGGAGAAGAAGATGCGCGACGAAGGGGTGGAGTTCCGCCGCGGCAGCGCTGGCGGCGGCAACCAGGTGCGCCAACCCTACGTGCGTCCCTACATTCGCGAAAACGAGTGGCTGGAGTACCCGGAAGTGGAGCATATCCATTACTACGGCTACTATGTGGGCAACTACCCCAGCATGAGCGAAGAGCAGGTTCTGGAACTGTGCAAGGTGCTCAACAGCATCTAA
- a CDS encoding dTDP-4-dehydrorhamnose 3,5-epimerase family protein — protein MSEVLDVSKTQLEGVLLIKPLTNFEDFRGGFVETWHQEAYEKAGIDVKWVQDDLSWSHQHVLRGFHGDWKTHKMVCCPYGRLWVVILDAREDSPTYGKSQGFAVTMSNRYQLFVPPGCAMGHVIMSELGMLSYKQSQYYDRDSQFTIKWDDPRFNVYWPVQNPILSLRDKEGI, from the coding sequence ATGTCAGAAGTCCTCGACGTCAGCAAAACCCAATTGGAAGGCGTGTTGCTGATCAAGCCCCTGACGAACTTTGAAGATTTTCGCGGCGGCTTCGTGGAGACTTGGCATCAAGAAGCCTATGAAAAGGCGGGCATCGACGTTAAATGGGTGCAGGACGACCTCTCCTGGTCCCACCAACACGTGCTGCGCGGCTTCCATGGCGACTGGAAGACCCATAAAATGGTCTGCTGCCCGTACGGTCGTCTGTGGGTGGTGATTCTCGACGCCCGTGAGGATTCGCCCACCTACGGCAAATCCCAGGGCTTTGCCGTCACCATGAGCAACCGCTACCAACTGTTTGTCCCCCCCGGCTGCGCCATGGGCCATGTGATCATGTCCGAGCTGGGCATGCTCTCCTACAAACAGAGCCAATACTACGATCGCGACAGCCAGTTCACCATCAAGTGGGACGACCCCCGATTCAATGTCTACTGGCCGGTGCAAAACCCGATTCTCTCCCTGCGTGATAAAGAGGGCATCTAA
- a CDS encoding B12-binding domain-containing radical SAM protein, translating into MAQPLDVLFINPGDRKQLYQNLGDGMSAIEPPIYSAMFADYMRRKGYSVAIYDTPAMSGPAEHAARAAVEDYKARLIVIPVYGFQPSASTQNMSSAGKIAKLIKEASPAQKILITGTHPAALPKRTLMEEAVDYVCDGEGPITIEAVVEALKGSGDVSRAPALWRIEDGEVIPPQAAAPLITDLDGTMPLPAWDLLPMDRYRAHNWHCFDHIDQRQPYASLYTTLGCPFKCNFCCINAPFGKPSYRMWSPETVVAMIGNLVKNYGVKNIKFVDEMFVLNKRHVEAICDGIIANGYDVNIWAYARVDTAYPELLDKMRAAGINWLALGIESASDFVRDGAEKSLNDSEIVQAVRRVEDAGIHVLGNYIFGLPDDTLESMQRTLDMALELKSAFINFYSAMAYPGSQLYTEAVSKGAKLPEQWHHFSQHAYDTLPLANDQLSAGEILAFRDYAFDRYFHDQGYLSMVEKRFGTNVLDHIKEMRAMTLPRKLLDEDPSLMANLRARDNA; encoded by the coding sequence ATGGCCCAGCCCCTGGACGTTCTCTTTATCAATCCCGGCGACCGCAAACAACTTTATCAAAATTTGGGCGACGGCATGTCCGCCATTGAGCCGCCCATCTATTCGGCCATGTTCGCCGATTACATGCGTCGCAAAGGCTACTCCGTCGCCATTTACGACACCCCGGCCATGTCCGGCCCCGCCGAACACGCCGCGCGCGCCGCCGTAGAGGACTATAAAGCGCGTTTGATCGTGATTCCGGTGTATGGGTTCCAACCGTCGGCGTCGACGCAGAACATGTCCAGCGCCGGTAAGATCGCGAAGCTGATTAAAGAGGCCTCTCCCGCGCAGAAGATTCTCATCACCGGCACCCATCCAGCGGCGCTGCCCAAGCGCACCCTGATGGAGGAGGCGGTGGACTACGTGTGCGACGGCGAAGGCCCGATCACCATCGAAGCGGTGGTCGAGGCCCTCAAGGGCTCCGGCGACGTCAGCCGCGCCCCGGCGTTGTGGCGCATCGAAGATGGCGAGGTGATCCCGCCCCAGGCCGCCGCGCCGCTGATCACCGATCTGGACGGGACCATGCCGCTGCCAGCGTGGGATCTGCTGCCCATGGATCGCTATCGCGCGCACAACTGGCACTGTTTTGATCACATCGATCAACGCCAGCCCTATGCCTCGCTCTACACCACCCTGGGCTGTCCATTTAAATGCAACTTCTGCTGCATCAACGCCCCCTTCGGCAAACCCAGCTACCGCATGTGGAGCCCGGAGACGGTGGTGGCGATGATCGGCAATCTGGTCAAGAATTACGGCGTCAAGAACATCAAGTTCGTCGATGAGATGTTCGTGCTCAACAAGCGCCATGTGGAGGCGATCTGCGACGGCATCATCGCCAACGGCTATGACGTCAATATCTGGGCCTACGCCCGCGTCGACACCGCCTATCCTGAGTTGCTGGATAAAATGCGCGCGGCGGGCATCAACTGGTTAGCCCTGGGCATCGAAAGCGCCAGCGACTTCGTGCGTGACGGCGCCGAAAAGAGCCTGAATGACTCCGAGATCGTGCAGGCGGTGCGGCGGGTGGAGGATGCGGGCATTCACGTGCTGGGCAACTACATCTTCGGTCTGCCTGACGACACTCTGGAGTCGATGCAGCGCACCCTGGACATGGCCCTGGAGCTCAAGAGCGCTTTTATCAACTTCTACTCGGCCATGGCCTATCCCGGCTCGCAACTCTACACCGAAGCGGTGTCCAAAGGCGCCAAACTGCCCGAGCAGTGGCACCACTTCTCGCAGCACGCCTATGACACCCTGCCGCTGGCCAACGATCAGCTCAGCGCAGGCGAGATTCTGGCCTTCCGCGACTACGCCTTCGATCGCTATTTCCACGATCAAGGCTATCTCTCCATGGTGGAGAAGCGTTTCGGGACCAATGTGCTGGATCACATCAAGGAGATGCGCGCCATGACGCTGCCGCGCAAGCTGCTGGATGAGGATCCCAGTCTGATGGCCAACCTGCGCGCGCGGGATAACGCGTGA
- a CDS encoding NAD-dependent epimerase/dehydratase family protein — MAEQYNILVTGGAGYLGSIMVPEMLAAGHKVTVIDNFMFQQSSLNTSCANPNFTVVNADVRNEKIMKDLVSKCDVVVPLAALVGAPLCSRDEVGTITVNRDAVLMMFKHMSKEQRVLMPITNSGYGIGEKDKYCDETSPLRPISLYGKIKVEVEEALLERENAISFRLATVFGMAPRMRIDLLVNDFCYRAVYDRAVVLFESHFKRNYIHVRDVTRVFMHSLDNFDTMRGEAYNVGLSDANLSKLELCQRIQKHLPNFVPLEAPIGEDPDKRDYIVSNDKIEGTGFMPAYSLDMGIEELIKGYTMLRNTRYTNV; from the coding sequence ATGGCGGAGCAATACAACATTTTGGTTACGGGCGGCGCTGGCTACCTGGGCTCGATTATGGTCCCCGAAATGTTGGCTGCGGGCCATAAGGTGACTGTGATCGACAACTTCATGTTCCAGCAATCCTCGCTCAACACCTCCTGCGCCAACCCCAACTTCACGGTGGTCAACGCCGACGTGCGCAACGAGAAGATCATGAAGGATCTGGTCTCCAAGTGCGACGTGGTGGTTCCGCTGGCCGCCCTGGTGGGCGCGCCCCTGTGCAGCCGCGACGAAGTGGGCACCATCACCGTCAACCGCGACGCGGTGCTGATGATGTTCAAGCACATGAGCAAAGAGCAGCGCGTGCTGATGCCCATCACCAACTCCGGTTACGGCATTGGCGAGAAGGACAAGTATTGCGACGAAACCTCGCCGCTGCGTCCCATCTCCCTCTACGGCAAAATCAAAGTGGAAGTGGAAGAGGCGCTGCTGGAGCGTGAGAACGCCATCAGCTTCCGTCTGGCCACCGTGTTCGGCATGGCCCCGCGCATGCGCATCGACCTGCTGGTCAACGACTTCTGCTACCGCGCCGTGTATGACCGCGCCGTGGTGCTGTTCGAGTCCCACTTCAAGCGCAACTACATCCACGTGCGCGATGTGACCCGCGTGTTCATGCACTCCCTGGACAACTTCGACACCATGCGCGGCGAAGCTTACAATGTGGGCCTGTCCGACGCCAACCTGTCCAAGCTGGAGCTGTGCCAGCGCATCCAGAAGCACCTGCCCAACTTCGTGCCTCTGGAAGCCCCCATCGGCGAAGATCCCGACAAGCGCGACTACATCGTCTCCAACGACAAGATCGAAGGCACCGGCTTTATGCCCGCCTACTCCCTGGACATGGGCATCGAAGAGCTCATCAAGGGCTACACCATGCTCCGCAACACCCGTTACACCAACGTGTAA
- a CDS encoding nucleotidyltransferase family protein has translation MATLPIDQSLSNTPVMVLAGGLGTRIRSVLGETPKLLAPLAGEPYLRHLLAWLRGYGANHIVFCLGFGAEAIRDHLAQLDLPEGMRVEGFVESEPLGTAGALRFVLPQMDAPAGPRLIMNGDSYLDADLGAFARGHQQSGADLSMLCVEVPDGSRFGCVELDEAERISRFAEKDPARTGPGLINAGVYLLESAQQDRLMASAGPSLEKDFFAAMPTGSIRADVVSAPFIDFGTPDSYQQAQAFFQARLDRIALLDV, from the coding sequence GTGGCGACGCTTCCCATCGACCAGTCGCTGTCCAACACCCCTGTCATGGTGTTGGCCGGCGGTCTGGGCACCCGCATTCGCTCGGTTCTGGGCGAAACCCCCAAACTGCTGGCGCCGCTGGCGGGCGAGCCCTATCTGCGTCATCTGCTGGCGTGGCTGCGCGGCTATGGCGCCAATCACATCGTCTTCTGCCTGGGCTTCGGCGCCGAAGCGATACGCGACCATCTGGCGCAGTTGGACCTGCCGGAGGGGATGCGGGTGGAAGGCTTTGTGGAGTCTGAACCTCTCGGCACGGCGGGCGCGCTGCGCTTTGTGCTGCCGCAGATGGATGCGCCTGCCGGGCCGCGCCTGATCATGAATGGCGACTCCTATCTGGACGCTGACCTGGGCGCTTTCGCCCGCGGTCATCAACAGAGCGGCGCGGATCTCTCCATGCTCTGCGTTGAAGTGCCGGATGGCAGCCGCTTCGGCTGTGTGGAGTTGGACGAGGCCGAACGCATCTCCCGCTTCGCCGAAAAGGATCCGGCGCGCACCGGTCCGGGTTTGATCAACGCCGGAGTTTATCTGCTGGAGTCCGCCCAGCAGGATCGTCTCATGGCGAGCGCAGGCCCCTCGTTGGAAAAAGATTTCTTTGCCGCGATGCCCACCGGCTCCATTCGCGCCGATGTGGTCAGCGCTCCCTTCATCGACTTTGGCACGCCAGACAGTTACCAGCAGGCGCAGGCGTTCTTCCAGGCGCGTCTGGATCGCATCGCCCTGCTGGATGTATGA
- a CDS encoding kinase, with the protein MIITRTPFRVSFFGGGTDYPPWFKEHGGAVLALAINKYCYLTVRRLPPFFEHKHRIVYSKVELVKELSEIQHPVVRGVMQEHGVNCGLEIHHDADLPARSGLGSSSSFTVGFLSAIHALNGRMVTKAQLAQEAIHIEQNVLKENVGCQDQITAALGGFNKISFLRDGSFQVDPMILSGERMQEMEGSLMLFFTGITRFASDVAGKKIANLGKKEKQLKRMYKMVDESIDILTDIKQPIDHFGQLMHESWKLKRELSDSVTNERIDEIYNAAMDAGASGGKLMGAGSGGFMVFCVRPALQKRVRERLNKLIHVDTRIDHTGSQVMVYDPDTAIHFQNGDQ; encoded by the coding sequence ATGATTATTACCCGCACCCCATTTCGAGTCTCCTTCTTTGGCGGCGGCACCGATTACCCGCCCTGGTTCAAGGAGCATGGAGGCGCGGTTCTGGCGCTGGCGATCAATAAATACTGCTATCTGACTGTGCGGCGTCTGCCGCCGTTCTTCGAGCACAAGCACCGCATCGTCTACTCCAAAGTGGAGTTGGTCAAAGAGCTCTCTGAGATTCAACATCCGGTGGTGCGCGGCGTGATGCAGGAGCACGGCGTCAACTGTGGTCTGGAGATTCACCACGACGCCGACTTGCCAGCGCGTTCTGGTTTGGGTTCCAGCTCCTCGTTTACCGTGGGCTTCCTGAGCGCCATCCACGCCCTCAATGGCCGCATGGTCACTAAGGCGCAACTGGCCCAGGAGGCGATCCACATCGAGCAGAATGTGCTCAAAGAGAATGTGGGCTGTCAGGACCAGATTACGGCGGCGTTGGGCGGCTTCAACAAGATCTCTTTCCTGCGCGACGGCTCCTTCCAGGTGGATCCCATGATCCTCTCCGGCGAGCGGATGCAGGAGATGGAGGGCTCGTTGATGCTCTTCTTTACCGGCATTACGCGGTTTGCTTCCGATGTGGCGGGTAAGAAGATCGCCAATCTAGGCAAAAAAGAGAAGCAGCTCAAGCGCATGTACAAGATGGTTGATGAGAGCATCGATATCCTCACCGATATCAAGCAGCCTATCGATCACTTTGGCCAATTGATGCATGAGTCCTGGAAGCTTAAGCGTGAGCTCTCCGATAGCGTCACCAATGAGCGCATTGATGAGATCTACAATGCGGCCATGGATGCGGGCGCCAGTGGCGGCAAGCTGATGGGCGCCGGTTCCGGCGGCTTCATGGTGTTCTGTGTGCGTCCGGCGCTGCAGAAGCGCGTGCGCGAACGTTTGAACAAATTGATCCATGTGGATACGCGCATCGATCATACCGGCTCGCAGGTGATGGTCTATGACCCGGATACCGCGATTCACTTCCAGAACGGCGACCAGTGA
- a CDS encoding NUDIX hydrolase — translation MSWRPPPGERPYAWDARRLALENSRFRIYADALTQPNGDHVPDYLVVEPKSMRSAGLSGAMILPVRDNAYYLLRIYRHPVDAWTWEAPGGFVDDGEQPEVAARRELYEETGLHCAQPDMLDLGRIHPVPGLANACIALFAAQNCLLDENAPIDEEIGVVEGRWFSEAEMLEMAAKPGGVMDGPTLQAFFLYQLRHQK, via the coding sequence GTGAGTTGGCGTCCGCCTCCTGGCGAGCGTCCCTATGCTTGGGACGCGCGCCGTCTGGCGCTGGAGAACAGCCGCTTTCGCATCTATGCTGATGCGCTGACGCAACCCAACGGCGATCATGTGCCGGACTATCTTGTAGTGGAGCCCAAATCCATGCGCTCCGCCGGACTGTCCGGCGCGATGATTCTGCCGGTGCGGGACAACGCCTACTATCTGCTGCGCATCTATCGTCACCCGGTGGATGCATGGACCTGGGAGGCTCCTGGCGGCTTTGTGGATGATGGCGAACAGCCTGAAGTCGCCGCCCGCCGAGAGTTGTATGAAGAGACCGGCCTGCATTGCGCGCAACCGGACATGCTTGATTTGGGTCGCATTCACCCCGTCCCCGGATTGGCCAACGCCTGCATCGCGCTGTTTGCCGCACAGAACTGCCTGCTGGATGAAAACGCCCCCATTGATGAAGAGATCGGCGTTGTCGAAGGGCGGTGGTTCTCTGAAGCGGAGATGTTGGAGATGGCCGCCAAACCCGGCGGCGTGATGGATGGTCCCACCCTGCAAGCCTTTTTCCTCTATCAGTTGCGTCATCAGAAGTAA
- a CDS encoding lysylphosphatidylglycerol synthase transmembrane domain-containing protein produces the protein MITKRHLVLVVTLAIAAVALWAAFRDVNFAQLWARMTQADPLLIGLAALIHIASFLARTQRWRLTMSSSAPLPWRQVFDANMVCYLGNNYLPARAGEVARIFTLAARSGVSRNFLFGTVVVERIADAAALAGLLGAATALLDAAPAWLSGGGGAMALGAPLVLVILLALPLFEEKLIALLERSRLPQSFSATLQHMLRQFLLGSRGLHQWRPLTAFLLWTGVWLTLEVGFMLTTALAVGVEAEPVVCALLFAALAFSSLAPSTPGYVGVFQLVAVLVLKPFGVGAEEALSLVLIYQAISYCVVTVLGVPALWRIGGLRVLRQSASS, from the coding sequence ATGATCACTAAGCGCCATCTGGTTCTTGTCGTCACGCTTGCCATTGCAGCAGTGGCGCTGTGGGCAGCCTTTCGTGATGTGAATTTTGCTCAGCTTTGGGCGCGTATGACTCAAGCGGATCCGCTCCTTATCGGCCTTGCTGCACTGATTCATATCGCCTCGTTCCTGGCCAGAACCCAGCGTTGGCGCTTGACCATGTCTTCCTCGGCGCCGCTGCCGTGGCGGCAGGTGTTCGACGCCAATATGGTCTGTTATTTGGGCAACAATTACCTTCCTGCACGGGCTGGCGAAGTGGCGCGGATCTTTACTCTCGCAGCCAGAAGCGGCGTTTCGCGCAATTTCTTGTTTGGTACAGTTGTGGTCGAGCGCATTGCAGACGCCGCAGCGTTGGCGGGTTTGCTGGGCGCCGCGACGGCGTTGTTGGATGCGGCGCCAGCATGGTTGAGCGGCGGCGGCGGGGCCATGGCGTTGGGCGCGCCCTTGGTTTTGGTGATATTACTTGCGTTGCCGCTATTTGAAGAGAAGTTGATTGCGCTGCTGGAGCGTTCGCGGCTGCCACAGAGTTTCTCCGCTACGCTTCAGCACATGTTGCGTCAATTCCTTCTTGGGTCCAGAGGATTGCATCAATGGCGTCCGTTGACGGCGTTTCTGCTGTGGACAGGGGTTTGGTTAACTCTTGAGGTTGGGTTTATGCTGACCACAGCCCTTGCGGTGGGCGTCGAGGCGGAGCCTGTGGTGTGCGCGCTTCTCTTTGCAGCCTTGGCGTTTTCCAGCTTGGCGCCTTCAACTCCAGGCTATGTCGGCGTGTTTCAACTGGTAGCGGTGCTGGTTCTCAAGCCATTTGGGGTTGGCGCGGAAGAGGCGCTGAGCCTGGTTTTAATCTATCAAGCAATCTCTTACTGTGTGGTGACGGTTTTAGGGGTTCCGGCGCTGTGGCGAATTGGGGGTCTGCGCGTTTTACGTCAGTCTGCTTCGAGTTGA